From the Alkalibacter rhizosphaerae genome, one window contains:
- a CDS encoding sensor histidine kinase → MSRWDYTDRIILYGTGLVLFGVFRQTSIMVAPILVSIIGLGLITYLEEGLLRSLVGFAYGLACFYEVSLCYFLPSILYGLYTGEKTAWRLLAAWPLVYYLTGGNRELTGVILLGLVAVLLKNRTIRCCDLEGSRKQLEDAHRQLTYDTKRQNQLLLEKQDGEIHMATLDERNRIAREIHDNVGHQLSSALLQVGALLVTQPQVEGLQTLKKTLDKAMDNIRTSVHDLHDRSIDLDAQLVSLAEEFNFCEIDLSIQVDNHPQGPLKYAVIAMVKEGLSNIIKHSNASRVEVVFMEHPGFYQLRISDNGTIHKIKRDEGIGLKNIQQRVDALKGRFLVRQERGFTLFVTLPKEEIHESDHR, encoded by the coding sequence ATGAGTCGGTGGGACTATACGGATCGGATCATTTTATACGGGACCGGGCTGGTCCTCTTTGGCGTGTTTCGCCAGACATCCATTATGGTGGCCCCCATCCTGGTTTCCATCATCGGATTGGGTCTGATCACTTATCTGGAAGAGGGCCTGCTTCGAAGCCTGGTGGGATTTGCCTATGGGCTGGCATGCTTCTATGAAGTTTCCCTTTGTTATTTCCTGCCTTCCATCCTCTACGGCCTCTACACTGGGGAAAAGACGGCCTGGCGGCTGCTGGCGGCCTGGCCCCTGGTCTATTACCTGACAGGGGGGAACCGGGAGCTGACAGGGGTGATCCTTCTGGGTCTGGTGGCCGTCTTGTTGAAAAACCGGACCATCCGCTGCTGCGATCTGGAAGGATCCCGAAAGCAACTGGAAGACGCCCACCGGCAGCTGACCTACGATACGAAACGGCAAAACCAGCTCCTGTTGGAAAAACAGGACGGAGAGATCCATATGGCCACCCTGGATGAACGAAACCGCATCGCCAGGGAGATCCACGACAACGTGGGCCATCAGCTTTCCAGCGCCCTTTTGCAGGTTGGCGCCCTCCTGGTGACCCAACCTCAGGTGGAAGGTCTTCAAACCTTGAAAAAAACCTTGGATAAAGCCATGGACAACATCCGCACCAGCGTCCATGACCTTCATGACCGGTCCATCGACCTGGATGCCCAACTGGTTTCCCTGGCGGAGGAGTTCAACTTTTGCGAGATCGACCTGTCCATCCAAGTGGACAACCATCCCCAAGGCCCCTTGAAATATGCCGTCATCGCCATGGTGAAGGAAGGCCTTTCCAACATCATCAAGCACTCCAATGCCAGCCGGGTGGAGGTGGTGTTCATGGAACACCCGGGGTTCTATCAGTTGAGGATCTCCGACAACGGCACGATTCATAAGATCAAAAGAGACGAAGGCATCGGACTTAAAAACATACAGCAACGGGTGGACGCCCTGAAGGGACGATTTCTGGTTCGACAGGAACGGGGTTTTACCCTGTTTGTAACACTACCGAAGGAGGAGATCCATGAAAGTGATCATCGTTGA
- a CDS encoding secondary thiamine-phosphate synthase enzyme YjbQ, translating to MLEKIVVHTTGKSVWMDITDQVRQLVERSQVKEGMVVVYCPHTTAGITINEGADPDVVFDLLYGLEKISPWKDPAYRHGEGNTAAHMKATLVGTSQTIPVTFGKMVLGMWQSIYFCEFDGPRRRNFFVKILEG from the coding sequence ATGCTGGAAAAAATCGTGGTGCACACAACTGGAAAGAGCGTATGGATGGACATTACGGATCAGGTCCGCCAACTGGTGGAAAGATCCCAGGTGAAGGAAGGGATGGTGGTGGTCTATTGTCCCCATACCACTGCGGGGATCACCATCAACGAAGGGGCGGATCCGGATGTGGTCTTCGATTTGCTCTACGGCCTGGAAAAGATCTCCCCATGGAAGGACCCTGCCTACCGGCATGGAGAAGGCAACACGGCGGCCCACATGAAGGCCACTTTGGTAGGAACTTCCCAAACCATTCCCGTCACTTTTGGCAAAATGGTACTGGGCATGTGGCAAAGCATCTATTTTTGCGAATTTGACGGACCCAGAAGGCGAAACTTCTTTGTGAAGATCCTGGAGGGGTGA
- a CDS encoding response regulator transcription factor: MKVIIVDDDELVSLSLKTILQADPEMEVAATGKSGEEALTLYEIHRPDILLMDIRMEQMDGIQAGEEILRRHPEGKIVYLTTFSDDEYIVKALRMGAKGYILKQRFDSIVPSLKLVHMGQNIFGSEIMDKIPGLLHGDHEKNLEDYGLTEREREVLYHVAQGLSNKEIAAVLFLSEGTVRNYISTTLDKLELRDRTQLAVFYYRWKEGEETT; this comes from the coding sequence ATGAAAGTGATCATCGTTGACGACGACGAATTGGTGAGCCTGTCCTTAAAAACCATTTTGCAGGCGGATCCGGAGATGGAAGTGGCGGCTACGGGAAAAAGCGGAGAAGAGGCCTTGACCCTTTATGAGATCCATCGGCCCGACATTCTGCTTATGGACATCCGTATGGAGCAGATGGACGGGATCCAGGCGGGAGAGGAGATCTTAAGGCGCCATCCGGAGGGAAAGATCGTCTATCTGACCACCTTTTCCGACGACGAGTACATCGTCAAGGCCCTGCGGATGGGGGCCAAAGGCTACATTTTAAAACAGCGCTTCGATAGCATCGTCCCCTCCCTGAAGCTGGTCCACATGGGACAAAACATCTTCGGAAGCGAGATCATGGACAAGATCCCCGGTCTGCTGCACGGAGACCATGAAAAGAATCTGGAGGACTACGGCTTGACGGAGCGGGAAAGGGAGGTCCTCTACCACGTGGCCCAGGGCCTTTCCAACAAGGAGATCGCCGCCGTCCTGTTTTTAAGCGAAGGGACGGTCCGCAACTACATCAGCACCACCTTGGACAAGTTGGAGCTGAGGGATCGGACCCAGTTGGCCGTATTCTACTACCGGTGGAAGGAAGGAGAAGAGACAACATGA
- a CDS encoding class I SAM-dependent methyltransferase produces the protein MAENKSNRLFNRISPVYGLFYQSQRKKYREIIQKAKPTFDLGRHQSVLDVGCGTGALCSVMDEMGLDVTGVDAAVKMVEIARKRNPAGTIHYQQGDALAGLPFEDKSFDVVITSYVAHGLEEDQRKILYREMGRLAKYMVIVYDYNKNRSP, from the coding sequence ATGGCAGAAAACAAAAGCAACCGGCTGTTCAACCGGATCTCTCCCGTTTATGGGCTGTTTTATCAGAGCCAGCGAAAAAAATACCGGGAGATCATCCAAAAGGCAAAACCCACCTTTGACTTGGGCCGCCACCAAAGCGTTTTGGATGTGGGGTGCGGGACAGGGGCCTTGTGCAGCGTCATGGATGAGATGGGCCTGGATGTGACCGGGGTGGATGCCGCCGTCAAGATGGTGGAGATCGCCAGAAAGAGAAACCCGGCCGGTACCATCCACTACCAGCAGGGAGACGCCCTTGCGGGTTTGCCCTTTGAAGACAAGTCTTTTGACGTGGTCATCACCTCCTACGTGGCCCACGGATTGGAAGAAGACCAGCGAAAGATCCTCTACCGGGAGATGGGCCGGTTGGCGAAATACATGGTCATCGTCTACGACTACAATAAAAACAGATCCCCCTGA
- a CDS encoding MarR family winged helix-turn-helix transcriptional regulator, translating to MEKKSIGKELRSLNNVIKRYVENLNNYQSAKNVTGTNSWIIAFLADNQHREIYQKDLEKQFSVTRSTASKVIKRMEEKGMLCRVSVPEDARLKKLVLTQTALDMHNAIIEDLQKMESNLTDGFDPDELKTLHSYIVRMKKNLEHAFQEEA from the coding sequence GTGGAGAAAAAAAGCATCGGGAAAGAGCTGCGATCCCTGAACAATGTGATCAAACGCTACGTCGAAAATCTCAACAACTACCAAAGCGCCAAGAACGTCACCGGGACCAACAGCTGGATCATTGCCTTCCTGGCAGACAATCAGCACCGGGAGATCTATCAAAAGGATTTGGAAAAACAGTTCTCCGTGACCCGTTCCACCGCATCGAAAGTCATCAAGCGGATGGAAGAGAAAGGGATGCTTTGCCGGGTCAGCGTGCCGGAAGACGCCCGCTTGAAGAAACTGGTATTGACCCAGACGGCATTGGACATGCACAACGCAATCATAGAAGATCTGCAAAAGATGGAGAGCAACCTGACGGACGGTTTTGATCCCGACGAGTTGAAGACCCTTCACAGTTATATCGTTCGCATGAAAAAAAATCTGGAGCACGCTTTCCAGGAAGAAGCATGA
- a CDS encoding ABC transporter ATP-binding protein codes for MIKKLAASIRQYKKDSVMTPVLVMFEVLMEVMIPFIMAYLIDYGIDAGDMPMVLKLGLLLIVMALVSLFFGVWAGKTSATAAAGFARNLRKDMFYNVQGFSFANIDKFSTSSIITRLTTDVTNVQNSFQMILRMAARSPIMLVFSLAAAFRINGRLSLIFLAAMPVLGIGLWFIMRGAHPIFKRVFKIYDKLNNVVQENLHGVRVVKSYIREEHEKEKFFNTSKMIYDDFSKAEKLLAFNMPLVQFCMYGSMLLLSWFGARAVVASGNNPLVGLSTGQLMSLFTYTMQILMSLMMLSMVFVMITISRASAERIVEVLDEDSDLKNPADPLETVTDGSIDFQNVDFTYTKDADKLVLKNIDLHIPSGATVGILGGTGSSKTSLISLIPRLYDVNSGSVKVGGEDVRSYDIKSLRDQVAVVLQKNQLFSGTIKDNIRWGNENATDEEIEEVCKLAQADEFIQGFENGYDTYIEQGGSNVSGGQKQRLCIARALLKRPKILILDDSTSAVDTKTDSQIRRAMRHSLPDTTKLIIAQRVASVEDADMIIVMDDGTIQAVGTHQELLEGNEIYKEVYESQVKGGSLHE; via the coding sequence ATGATAAAAAAATTGGCGGCAAGCATCCGACAGTATAAAAAAGATTCCGTCATGACACCGGTATTGGTCATGTTCGAGGTGCTCATGGAAGTCATGATCCCGTTCATCATGGCCTACCTCATCGACTACGGCATCGACGCCGGGGACATGCCCATGGTATTGAAACTGGGGCTTCTCCTCATCGTCATGGCACTGGTTTCCCTGTTTTTCGGCGTTTGGGCCGGAAAAACCTCGGCAACGGCGGCGGCGGGATTTGCCCGAAACCTGCGCAAGGACATGTTCTACAATGTACAGGGTTTCAGTTTCGCCAACATCGACAAGTTTTCCACATCCTCCATCATCACCAGATTGACCACGGATGTGACCAACGTACAGAATTCCTTTCAGATGATCCTGCGGATGGCGGCCAGAAGTCCCATCATGCTGGTCTTTTCCCTGGCTGCCGCATTTCGCATCAACGGCAGACTGTCCCTGATCTTTCTGGCGGCCATGCCCGTACTGGGGATCGGACTCTGGTTCATCATGCGGGGGGCCCATCCCATCTTCAAGCGGGTCTTCAAGATCTACGACAAGCTCAACAACGTAGTCCAGGAAAATCTCCACGGCGTCCGGGTGGTAAAATCCTACATCCGGGAAGAACATGAAAAGGAAAAGTTTTTTAATACGTCAAAAATGATCTACGACGATTTTTCCAAGGCGGAAAAATTACTGGCCTTCAACATGCCCCTTGTCCAATTTTGCATGTACGGTTCCATGCTCCTCCTTTCCTGGTTTGGTGCCCGGGCCGTGGTGGCCAGCGGCAACAATCCCCTGGTGGGACTGAGCACAGGACAGCTTATGAGCCTGTTCACCTACACCATGCAGATCCTCATGAGTTTGATGATGCTTTCCATGGTCTTTGTCATGATCACCATTTCCAGGGCATCCGCCGAACGGATCGTGGAAGTGCTGGACGAAGACAGCGATCTGAAAAATCCAGCAGATCCCTTGGAAACCGTCACCGACGGATCCATCGATTTTCAGAATGTTGACTTCACCTATACGAAAGACGCAGACAAGCTGGTGCTGAAAAACATCGACCTCCACATCCCGTCGGGAGCCACCGTGGGGATCCTGGGAGGGACCGGTTCTTCCAAGACCAGCCTCATCTCCCTGATCCCCAGACTCTACGATGTCAATTCCGGCTCTGTAAAAGTGGGAGGGGAAGACGTTCGATCCTACGACATCAAGTCCCTTCGGGACCAAGTGGCCGTGGTACTGCAGAAAAACCAGCTCTTCAGCGGAACCATCAAGGACAACATCCGGTGGGGAAACGAAAATGCCACCGACGAAGAGATCGAAGAAGTCTGCAAACTGGCCCAGGCCGACGAGTTCATCCAGGGCTTTGAAAATGGATACGACACCTACATCGAACAAGGCGGCAGCAACGTTTCAGGAGGCCAGAAACAACGGCTTTGCATTGCCAGGGCCTTGTTGAAAAGACCGAAGATCCTGATCCTGGACGACTCCACCAGTGCGGTGGACACCAAGACGGATTCCCAGATCCGAAGGGCCATGCGTCATTCCCTGCCGGATACCACCAAACTGATCATCGCCCAAAGAGTCGCTTCCGTAGAAGATGCGGACATGATTATCGTTATGGACGATGGAACGATCCAAGCCGTAGGGACCCACCAGGAGCTGCTGGAAGGCAACGAGATCTATAAAGAAGTGTACGAGTCTCAGGTGAAAGGAGGCAGCCTCCATGAGTGA
- a CDS encoding MATE family efflux transporter, whose amino-acid sequence MTKFQALLLDIKDKQFYKAMLAIALPVMLQSFISSFINMVDTVMVGRLGEVEIAAVGIANQYFFFFMMFLVGLCGGVSVFIAQYWGKKDIESIRKVLGLGVVSIAIVTALFLVVGYANPTWVISLFSNDATVLRSGSSYLVVIMIGYLFTGITFLYSFSLRSIGQAKKPLMVNIVALFCNVFLNYTLIFGKFGAPALGVVGAAWATLISRVLEMVILLLVVYAKDGPLRASFKELFHFDLAYAKRAYQTILPVIMNDIFWGLASLVYIAVYGRLGTQAVAAIQIVNTVNNLFMVVAFGLSSAAAVLIGNAIGAGEEDRVHAFTRKFMISAVEVSLVMGAILALTSPLILNFFEVSQTVRTSAQAILYMTSIIFFIRVMGIMLVVGILRGGGDAARALLIEGFTMWCVGVPMILLGAFVLKLPVHFVYALAISEEIVKVILSLARLRSGKWIKNLT is encoded by the coding sequence ATGACCAAATTTCAAGCACTCCTACTCGACATAAAAGACAAACAATTTTACAAAGCCATGCTGGCCATTGCTCTGCCCGTCATGCTCCAAAGCTTCATTTCCTCCTTTATCAACATGGTGGATACGGTCATGGTGGGAAGACTGGGTGAGGTGGAGATCGCCGCCGTGGGCATCGCCAACCAGTACTTTTTCTTTTTCATGATGTTTCTGGTGGGCCTTTGCGGCGGAGTCAGCGTCTTCATCGCCCAATACTGGGGAAAAAAAGACATCGAAAGCATTCGGAAGGTGTTGGGATTGGGGGTCGTCTCCATTGCCATCGTTACCGCCTTGTTCCTGGTGGTGGGATATGCGAACCCTACCTGGGTCATCTCCCTATTCAGCAACGATGCCACGGTCCTTCGCAGCGGATCTTCCTACCTGGTTGTCATCATGATCGGCTACCTGTTTACGGGGATCACTTTTCTATACAGCTTTTCCCTCCGATCCATCGGACAAGCAAAAAAACCACTGATGGTCAACATCGTGGCTTTGTTTTGCAACGTCTTTTTAAACTATACCCTGATTTTCGGAAAGTTCGGCGCTCCCGCACTGGGTGTGGTGGGTGCCGCTTGGGCCACCCTCATTTCCCGAGTTTTGGAAATGGTGATCCTTCTGCTGGTGGTCTATGCCAAAGACGGTCCCTTGCGGGCTTCCTTCAAGGAACTGTTCCACTTTGATCTTGCCTATGCAAAACGGGCCTACCAGACCATACTTCCCGTCATCATGAACGACATCTTCTGGGGGCTGGCCAGCCTGGTCTACATCGCCGTCTACGGCCGATTGGGCACTCAGGCGGTGGCTGCCATCCAAATCGTCAACACTGTCAACAATCTGTTCATGGTGGTGGCCTTCGGCCTGTCCAGTGCGGCGGCGGTCCTTATCGGAAACGCCATCGGCGCAGGCGAGGAAGACCGGGTCCATGCCTTTACCCGAAAATTCATGATCTCTGCCGTGGAGGTCAGTTTGGTCATGGGAGCGATCCTGGCACTGACCTCTCCTTTGATCCTGAATTTCTTTGAGGTCTCCCAAACGGTCCGAACCAGTGCCCAGGCCATCCTCTACATGACCTCCATCATCTTCTTCATCCGGGTCATGGGGATCATGCTGGTGGTGGGGATCCTTCGCGGAGGCGGAGATGCCGCCCGGGCCCTTCTCATCGAAGGGTTCACCATGTGGTGCGTCGGGGTGCCCATGATCCTGCTGGGGGCTTTCGTATTGAAGCTGCCCGTTCATTTTGTCTACGCCCTGGCCATTTCGGAAGAGATCGTGAAAGTGATCCTGAGCCTGGCCCGATTACGCTCCGGAAAATGGATCAAGAACCTGACATAG
- the hisC gene encoding histidinol-phosphate transaminase, which produces MRNMLSRLAQELEPYVPGEQPVDKVYVKLNTNENPYPPSDRVLAAIHGAVDRLRLYPDPENTELKEVLATYWNSRLSYGSPKLETENFFVGNGSDEVLGFAFPAFFTDREVAFADITYSFYPVYAKLFHCTYREIPLDEDFQIPVEEFVKLAKEETPPAGILLANPNAPTGRGLSKEDVEKIIRANEESVVLVDEAYIDFGGESVVDLVREYDNLLVVQTLSKSRSLAGLRVGYAVGSETLIDGLNRVKNSFNSYTVDRLAMAGAVAAICDESHFQRTRHLIMETRSRVTEKLEEMGFNVVESEANFIFVTHKSHPAKDLFQGLREKGVLVRYFNKPRIDNYLRITIGTDGEMDILLHALEELLA; this is translated from the coding sequence ATGAGAAACATGTTGAGCCGGTTGGCACAGGAATTGGAACCCTACGTGCCGGGAGAGCAACCGGTGGACAAGGTCTACGTCAAACTCAACACCAATGAAAATCCCTATCCTCCATCGGATCGGGTCCTTGCCGCCATCCATGGAGCAGTGGACCGGCTACGGCTGTATCCGGACCCGGAAAACACGGAGTTGAAGGAAGTCCTTGCCACCTATTGGAACAGCCGGCTGTCCTACGGATCGCCAAAACTGGAAACGGAAAACTTTTTTGTAGGAAACGGATCCGATGAAGTGCTGGGTTTTGCCTTTCCCGCTTTTTTTACAGACCGGGAAGTGGCATTTGCCGATATCACCTACAGTTTTTATCCCGTATATGCCAAACTTTTTCACTGCACCTATCGGGAGATCCCCTTGGATGAGGATTTCCAGATCCCCGTAGAGGAGTTTGTGAAACTTGCAAAAGAGGAGACGCCTCCTGCAGGGATCCTGCTGGCCAATCCAAACGCACCAACGGGAAGGGGATTGTCCAAGGAGGACGTGGAGAAGATCATCAGGGCCAATGAAGAATCCGTGGTCCTGGTGGATGAAGCCTATATTGATTTTGGCGGAGAATCCGTGGTGGACCTGGTCAGAGAATACGACAATCTGCTGGTGGTCCAGACCCTGTCCAAGTCCCGGTCCCTGGCAGGACTTAGGGTAGGATATGCGGTGGGAAGCGAAACCCTTATCGACGGGTTGAACCGGGTGAAGAATTCTTTCAATTCCTATACGGTGGACCGATTGGCCATGGCGGGAGCGGTGGCTGCCATCTGCGACGAAAGCCACTTTCAACGGACCCGACACCTGATCATGGAGACCCGAAGCCGGGTGACGGAAAAGCTGGAGGAAATGGGTTTTAACGTGGTGGAATCGGAAGCAAACTTCATCTTTGTCACCCACAAGAGTCACCCTGCCAAAGACCTCTTTCAGGGGCTGCGGGAAAAGGGGGTCTTGGTTCGCTACTTCAACAAGCCCCGGATCGACAACTATTTGCGGATCACCATCGGAACGGATGGGGAAATGGACATATTGCTGCACGCATTGGAGGAGCTTCTTGCATAG
- a CDS encoding ABC transporter ATP-binding protein, which produces MSEQRKEQKPMAPPPGRGPGRGPGGGPRFGKLQKPDMKVVKRLLTYFKAYKFSLLLVALCIIVSAVTSAAASLFLRTLIDDYITPLLLEAVPNFAGLLRAIMMMGTLYMIGVAATLFYNRIMVGVAQGILKTIRDEMFSHMQTLPIKYFDTHSHGDLMSHYTNDTDTLRQMVAMSLPQAFSSLVTIVSVLAAMLSLSIWLTLFVLFFVFVILRIIGKIAGKSGSYFMKQQRSLGDVNGFIEEIINGLRVVKVFNHERKAEEEFDVKNDELCENATSANKYANILMPIMSNMGYLMYVAVAVFGGLLAIMGWTNISLTGIDVITLGTIASFLQLSRSFIHPVAQVSQQLNAIVMAMAGADRIFKLMDQESEVDKGQVTLVYMKEVNGQMVETNQRTDHWAWKRPLPQGGFEYVELKGEVRFYDVDFAYEKDNLVLHNITLYAEPGQKVAFVGATGAGKTTITNLINRFYDIADGKIRYDGININKIKKADLRRSLGIVLQDVNLFSGTVMENIRYGRLDATDEECIEAARMANADSFIRMLPHGYETELSGDGSGLSQGQRQLISIARAAVADPPVMILDEATSSIDTRTEAIVQEGMDSLMHGRTVFVIAHRLSTVQNADVIMVLENGRIIERGNHDKLVAEGGKYYQLYTGAFELE; this is translated from the coding sequence ATGAGTGAGCAACGAAAAGAACAAAAACCCATGGCTCCCCCACCAGGGCGTGGACCTGGTAGAGGTCCGGGAGGCGGACCCAGATTCGGGAAACTGCAAAAACCGGACATGAAGGTCGTCAAAAGGCTGTTGACCTACTTTAAAGCCTACAAGTTTTCCCTGTTGCTGGTGGCGCTTTGCATCATCGTCAGTGCGGTCACCTCTGCAGCGGCATCCCTGTTTTTGCGGACCCTCATCGACGATTACATCACACCACTGCTGTTGGAAGCCGTACCGAATTTTGCCGGGTTGCTGCGGGCCATCATGATGATGGGGACCTTGTACATGATCGGTGTAGCAGCCACCTTGTTCTACAATCGGATCATGGTGGGCGTGGCCCAGGGGATCCTCAAAACCATTCGGGACGAAATGTTTTCCCACATGCAGACCTTGCCCATCAAGTATTTTGACACCCATTCCCATGGAGACCTGATGAGCCACTACACCAACGATACGGACACCCTTCGTCAAATGGTGGCCATGAGCTTGCCCCAGGCCTTTTCTTCCCTGGTGACCATCGTCTCCGTACTGGCGGCCATGCTCTCCCTGAGTATCTGGCTCACCCTGTTTGTGCTGTTCTTTGTCTTTGTCATCCTTCGGATCATTGGCAAGATCGCCGGGAAAAGCGGATCCTACTTCATGAAGCAGCAACGATCCCTGGGGGACGTCAACGGTTTTATCGAAGAGATCATCAACGGACTTCGTGTGGTGAAGGTATTCAATCATGAACGAAAAGCAGAAGAAGAATTCGACGTGAAAAACGACGAACTGTGTGAAAATGCCACCTCGGCCAACAAATACGCCAACATCCTCATGCCCATCATGAGCAACATGGGATATCTGATGTACGTGGCCGTTGCCGTATTCGGGGGACTGCTGGCCATCATGGGATGGACCAACATCAGCCTGACGGGCATCGATGTCATCACCCTGGGGACCATCGCTTCTTTCCTGCAGCTGTCTCGAAGCTTCATCCACCCTGTGGCCCAGGTCAGCCAGCAGCTCAACGCCATCGTTATGGCCATGGCCGGCGCAGACCGGATCTTCAAGTTGATGGACCAGGAAAGCGAAGTGGACAAGGGGCAGGTCACCCTGGTTTATATGAAGGAAGTAAACGGACAGATGGTGGAAACCAACCAGCGAACGGACCATTGGGCCTGGAAAAGACCGCTTCCCCAAGGCGGGTTCGAGTACGTGGAACTCAAAGGGGAAGTCCGGTTCTACGATGTGGACTTTGCCTATGAGAAAGACAACCTGGTCCTCCACAACATCACCCTGTACGCAGAGCCGGGCCAAAAGGTGGCCTTTGTTGGTGCCACCGGCGCCGGAAAAACCACCATCACCAATCTGATCAACCGGTTCTACGACATTGCCGACGGCAAGATCCGATACGACGGCATCAACATCAACAAGATCAAAAAGGCGGACCTGCGCCGCTCCCTGGGGATCGTCCTTCAAGACGTGAACCTGTTTAGCGGCACCGTCATGGAAAACATCCGCTACGGCCGGCTGGACGCCACCGATGAGGAATGCATCGAAGCGGCCAGAATGGCCAACGCCGACAGTTTCATTCGCATGCTGCCCCACGGCTACGAGACGGAGTTGTCGGGAGACGGCAGCGGCCTATCCCAGGGACAACGCCAGTTGATCTCCATCGCCAGGGCGGCAGTGGCGGATCCGCCCGTCATGATCTTGGACGAAGCCACCAGCTCCATCGACACCCGGACGGAAGCCATCGTCCAAGAGGGGATGGATTCCCTGATGCACGGTCGGACGGTCTTTGTTATCGCCCACCGGCTATCCACGGTACAAAACGCCGATGTGATCATGGTCCTGGAAAACGGACGGATCATCGAACGGGGCAACCACGACAAGCTGGTGGCCGAAGGCGGAAAGTATTATCAGCTCTATACCGGAGCGTTTGAACTGGAATAG
- a CDS encoding DUF3795 domain-containing protein: protein MKEEGIAPCGMNCRLCVNYQMYEKDLTKKGFHRAPCPGCIPRGKIVPILEIPARSWQRARSDFVSNVNNIPASG from the coding sequence ATGAAAGAGGAAGGGATCGCACCTTGCGGCATGAACTGCCGCTTGTGCGTCAACTATCAAATGTATGAAAAAGATCTGACCAAGAAAGGGTTTCACCGGGCGCCTTGTCCCGGGTGCATCCCCCGGGGGAAAATTGTACCCATTTTGGAAATTCCTGCACGCTCCTGGCAGAGGGCCAGGTCCGATTTTGTTTCCAATGTGAACAATATCCCTGCAAGCGGCTAA